In Mycolicibacterium phocaicum, one DNA window encodes the following:
- a CDS encoding adenylate/guanylate cyclase domain-containing protein, with translation MTADQTGTTRLARIREAITPRASLQATPEYGSWILGRVSETQRRRRIRIQLILTTFVIVANMIGVGVSILIETVLFPTPNVFRADVWWITTIVAPAYILFAFLIGVVWATNRVIQSVRWAIEERTPTVEDQRNTFRAPGQLTRVLLSLWGLGAVLLTTLYALHDTQFIPKLLLGVTFPGIVVSTSCNLYTEFALRPVAAEALQAGRPPSRLAPGIMGRTMVVWAFGSGVPMLGVLLAAVFALTQSTLTPTQFAFAVLVLAVFALVFGALLMGIVAWLTASPIRIVRQALSRVEQGDLTTDLVVFDGTELGQLQRGFNSMVHGLRERERVRDLFGRHVGREVAALAEQEKPQLGGEERHAAVIFVDVIGSTQLVTSRPAVEVVDLLNRFFAVIVDEVDRHHGFVNKFEGDAVLAVFGAPVSLQCTEGDALAAARAIASRLRDEVPELQAGLGVAAGTVVAGNVGAKERFEYTVIGEPVNEAARLCELAKSVPGHLAAAASMLHAVSESESAHWALGDTVTLRGMSEPTQLAILA, from the coding sequence ATGACTGCGGACCAGACCGGGACGACGCGCCTGGCGCGGATACGGGAAGCCATCACGCCGCGGGCCAGCTTGCAGGCCACGCCCGAGTACGGATCGTGGATTCTGGGACGGGTTTCCGAGACCCAGCGCCGTCGCCGCATCCGCATTCAGCTGATCCTGACCACGTTCGTGATCGTCGCGAACATGATCGGCGTCGGCGTCTCGATCCTCATCGAGACGGTGCTGTTCCCGACCCCCAACGTCTTCCGGGCCGACGTCTGGTGGATCACCACGATCGTGGCACCCGCCTACATCCTGTTCGCCTTCCTTATCGGCGTGGTGTGGGCGACCAACAGGGTGATCCAGAGCGTGCGCTGGGCCATCGAGGAACGCACTCCGACGGTCGAGGACCAGCGCAACACGTTCCGTGCGCCCGGCCAGCTCACGCGGGTGCTGCTGTCCCTGTGGGGCCTCGGCGCCGTACTGCTGACGACACTCTACGCATTGCACGACACCCAGTTCATTCCCAAACTGCTACTGGGCGTCACGTTCCCCGGCATCGTCGTGTCCACCAGCTGCAATCTGTACACCGAATTCGCGCTGCGCCCGGTCGCCGCCGAAGCGCTCCAGGCCGGACGACCGCCGTCCCGGCTCGCCCCGGGCATCATGGGCCGAACCATGGTCGTATGGGCGTTCGGCTCCGGCGTCCCGATGCTCGGCGTGCTGTTGGCCGCGGTGTTCGCGCTGACGCAAAGCACCCTCACCCCAACCCAATTCGCGTTCGCGGTGCTGGTGCTCGCGGTGTTCGCGTTGGTCTTCGGCGCGTTGCTGATGGGCATCGTGGCGTGGCTGACCGCCAGCCCGATCCGCATCGTGCGGCAAGCGCTCAGCCGAGTCGAGCAGGGCGACCTGACCACCGATCTCGTGGTCTTCGACGGCACCGAATTGGGCCAGCTGCAGCGCGGATTCAACTCCATGGTCCACGGGCTGCGGGAACGCGAACGGGTCCGCGACCTGTTCGGCCGGCACGTCGGACGTGAGGTCGCGGCGCTCGCCGAGCAGGAGAAGCCGCAACTGGGCGGCGAAGAGCGGCACGCGGCGGTGATCTTCGTCGACGTCATCGGCTCGACCCAACTGGTGACCAGCCGCCCGGCCGTCGAGGTCGTCGACCTCCTGAACCGCTTCTTCGCCGTCATCGTCGACGAGGTGGACCGGCACCACGGATTCGTCAACAAGTTCGAGGGCGACGCGGTGCTGGCGGTATTCGGGGCGCCGGTCTCGTTGCAGTGCACCGAAGGTGACGCTCTGGCCGCCGCCCGGGCCATCGCGTCGCGACTGCGTGACGAAGTGCCCGAACTGCAGGCGGGCCTCGGCGTCGCGGCCGGCACCGTGGTGGCGGGCAACGTCGGGGCCAAAGAGCGGTTCGAGTACACGGTGATCGGCGAGCCCGTCAACGAGGCGGCTCGACTGTGCGAACTCGCCAAGTCCGTGCCGGGCCATCTGGCGGCCGCCGCGAGCATGCTCCACGCCGTCAGCGAATCCGAAAGTGCGCACTGGGCTTTGGGTGACACCGTGACGCTGCGTGGGATGTCCGAGCCGACACAGCTTGCCATCCTGGCCTGA
- a CDS encoding DUF1214 domain-containing protein, protein MPINSREQLPTGAARFVGRVGALAVALGIGVSVASSPGIAFAVPSDAAGASSDSHAKGAKGETAAKGDGDKADADKPKKDKGVKRAGIVNPGKKSSKRPAGKADVGKPSAAKDAADAGTASESDAKPTRKVASTTIVTPAQKPAKAQVSATAKADGPANAVPRVHAVVPVAALGAPVAAATAAVSHALSAVGLNGAANASGNPVAPLQNAALSALLGVTRRETASTSATTSLAAAPTSLQSATTVLGTSQQLAGERKANAIVNTLPMQIMKAILKFAFQLNARQQYSQVGGPDQENLDQLNQAVDEYAQQAAMEYQLLNPMRPTVLEMVMPPHDWFGQSITGTRILYDNPDTIYRMMAVNSTSTYVISGKFGPGERPAETTFSVLTGLGGKTAAVLNAKDMQINPDGTFTVTVSSRPAEPGQTNHLQIPTDTTLIVARNTLSDWNTQDPMSLSIERVSGPRNSLFAQIGGFDIPGLGPAVSGNPFLTNLVSLVPPLPVMPRFLQGLEASVILALGLRMEPQYMDVATKDSSGKTKPPNVFTDPESNATFLSTQVQSPGYFQLADDQALVLTIKPGDAGYFVVPVTNDWTITKNYWDQQTSLNIAQSVANADGSYTIVVSPTDPGVANWVSTGGLNQGTISIRFQDLDTTDTNLPKVSSQVVALRDLGTVLPAGTVYVTAAQRQAALDARKAGFDKRFAPYPQL, encoded by the coding sequence ATGCCGATCAACAGTCGTGAGCAGTTGCCAACTGGCGCAGCCAGATTCGTCGGCCGGGTCGGTGCGTTGGCGGTCGCCCTGGGGATCGGCGTGTCGGTGGCGAGCAGCCCGGGCATCGCTTTCGCCGTACCGAGTGATGCCGCGGGCGCGTCCTCGGACAGTCATGCGAAGGGTGCGAAGGGTGAGACTGCGGCCAAGGGCGACGGCGACAAGGCTGACGCGGACAAGCCGAAGAAGGACAAGGGCGTCAAGCGCGCCGGCATCGTGAATCCGGGGAAGAAGTCGTCGAAGCGGCCCGCAGGTAAGGCGGACGTGGGGAAGCCGTCGGCTGCGAAGGATGCGGCCGACGCCGGCACAGCGTCCGAGTCCGACGCGAAGCCGACCAGGAAGGTCGCCTCCACGACCATCGTGACGCCTGCCCAGAAGCCCGCGAAGGCGCAGGTGTCCGCGACGGCGAAGGCTGACGGTCCGGCGAACGCTGTACCGCGGGTGCATGCTGTCGTGCCCGTGGCCGCGCTCGGTGCACCGGTTGCCGCGGCTACCGCGGCGGTGTCGCATGCGCTCTCGGCGGTGGGCCTGAATGGGGCGGCGAATGCGTCCGGGAACCCCGTCGCGCCGCTGCAGAACGCCGCGCTGTCCGCGCTGCTCGGCGTCACCCGCCGCGAAACCGCATCCACCTCGGCGACAACGTCATTGGCGGCCGCGCCGACGTCGCTGCAGAGCGCCACCACGGTGCTCGGCACGTCGCAGCAGCTGGCCGGTGAGCGGAAAGCCAACGCCATCGTGAACACGCTGCCGATGCAGATCATGAAGGCGATCCTCAAGTTCGCGTTCCAGCTGAATGCCAGGCAGCAGTACTCCCAGGTCGGCGGACCCGACCAGGAGAACCTGGACCAGCTGAACCAGGCGGTCGACGAGTACGCCCAGCAGGCCGCCATGGAGTACCAGCTGCTCAACCCGATGCGGCCGACGGTGCTGGAAATGGTCATGCCGCCGCATGATTGGTTCGGCCAGTCGATCACCGGCACGCGCATCCTGTACGACAACCCGGACACCATCTACCGGATGATGGCGGTCAACTCGACGTCGACGTACGTGATCAGCGGGAAGTTCGGTCCGGGGGAGAGGCCCGCGGAGACGACCTTCAGCGTGCTGACGGGACTCGGCGGCAAGACGGCCGCGGTGCTCAATGCCAAGGACATGCAGATCAACCCGGACGGCACTTTCACGGTCACGGTGAGTTCGCGCCCGGCCGAGCCGGGCCAGACCAACCATCTGCAGATCCCGACCGACACCACGTTGATCGTCGCGCGGAACACGCTGTCGGACTGGAACACTCAGGATCCGATGAGCTTGTCCATCGAGCGCGTCAGCGGCCCCCGAAACAGCCTGTTCGCGCAGATCGGCGGCTTCGACATCCCCGGTCTGGGACCGGCCGTCTCGGGCAACCCGTTCCTGACCAATCTGGTGTCGCTGGTCCCACCGCTGCCGGTGATGCCGCGGTTCCTGCAGGGCTTGGAGGCGTCGGTGATTCTCGCACTCGGGCTGCGGATGGAACCGCAGTACATGGACGTGGCGACCAAGGATTCGTCGGGAAAGACGAAGCCGCCCAACGTCTTCACCGATCCGGAAAGTAACGCGACGTTCCTGTCGACGCAGGTGCAGAGCCCGGGGTACTTCCAGCTGGCTGATGACCAAGCGCTGGTGCTCACGATCAAGCCCGGCGACGCCGGCTATTTCGTCGTACCGGTGACCAACGACTGGACCATCACCAAGAACTACTGGGATCAGCAGACCAGCCTGAACATCGCGCAGTCGGTGGCCAACGCGGACGGCAGCTACACCATCGTGGTGTCGCCGACCGACCCCGGTGTGGCGAACTGGGTGTCCACCGGTGGTCTCAATCAGGGGACCATCTCGATCCGCTTCCAGGACCTGGACACCACTGACACCAACCTGCCGAAGGTGAGTTCACAGGTGGTGGCGCTCAGAGACCTCGGCACAGTGCTGCCCGCCGGGACGGTGTATGTCACTGCGGCACAACGGCAGGCGGCACTCGATGCGCGGAAGGCCGGGTTCGACAAGCGCTTCGCGCCCTACCCGCAGTTGTGA
- a CDS encoding DNA-3-methyladenine glycosylase 2 family protein — MYDDFDRCYRAVQSKDARFDGWFVTAVLTTGIYCRPSCPVRPPFARNVRFYPTAAAAQRAGFRACKRCRPDASPGSPEWNIRTDVVARAMRLIADGTVDREGVTGLAARLGYTTRQLERLLQAEVGANPLALARAQRSQTARVLIETTKLPFGDVAFAAGFSSIRQFNDTIREVCALTPTELRLRAQARFEPNENPGTGTLSVRLPVRTPFAYEGVFGHLAAGAVPGVEEVRDGTFRRTLRLPNGTGIVGLSPSVDHVQCTLILDDFRDLATAIARCRRLLDLDADPEAVIDVLNTDQHLAPIVAKAPGQRIPRTVDENELALRVVIGQQVSMKAAATHTRRLALAYGTPINDPAGALTHVFPSVTQLAEIDPSHLAFPESRRRTVVALIDALAAGTLELDAGSDWLQARTQLAELPGIGPWTAEVIAMRGLGDPDAFPASDLGVRAAAKQAGLPANSRQLIEHSAHWRPWRAYATQHLWTSLDHAVNQWPPLTINPSQSPQQEQA, encoded by the coding sequence ATGTACGACGACTTCGACCGCTGCTATCGGGCAGTCCAATCCAAGGACGCCCGGTTCGACGGTTGGTTCGTCACGGCCGTCCTCACCACCGGCATCTACTGCCGCCCCAGTTGCCCTGTCCGGCCTCCGTTCGCGCGCAACGTCCGCTTCTACCCAACCGCCGCGGCAGCGCAGCGGGCCGGCTTCCGGGCCTGCAAGCGCTGCCGGCCCGACGCATCGCCGGGGTCACCGGAATGGAACATCCGCACCGACGTCGTGGCCCGCGCCATGCGCCTGATCGCCGACGGCACCGTCGACCGCGAGGGAGTGACGGGGCTGGCGGCCAGGCTCGGCTACACCACCCGGCAACTCGAGCGGCTGCTCCAGGCCGAGGTCGGCGCGAACCCCTTGGCGCTGGCCCGAGCCCAGCGGAGCCAGACCGCGCGGGTACTCATCGAGACCACGAAACTGCCATTCGGTGATGTCGCGTTCGCCGCCGGATTTTCCAGCATCCGCCAGTTCAACGACACCATTCGCGAAGTGTGCGCACTGACGCCGACCGAACTCCGGCTACGGGCGCAGGCGCGCTTCGAACCCAACGAAAACCCGGGCACGGGAACACTTTCCGTCCGGCTGCCGGTACGTACGCCCTTCGCCTATGAGGGGGTGTTCGGCCACCTGGCGGCCGGCGCGGTGCCCGGCGTCGAAGAGGTACGCGACGGCACGTTCCGACGCACCCTGCGGCTCCCCAACGGCACCGGCATCGTCGGGCTCTCACCGAGCGTGGACCATGTGCAGTGCACGCTGATCCTCGATGACTTCCGCGACCTGGCCACCGCCATCGCCCGGTGCCGGCGGCTCCTCGACCTCGATGCCGACCCCGAGGCGGTCATCGACGTCCTCAACACCGACCAGCACCTGGCGCCCATCGTCGCCAAGGCGCCCGGGCAACGCATCCCCCGCACGGTGGACGAGAACGAGCTGGCGCTGCGGGTGGTGATCGGCCAGCAGGTGTCCATGAAGGCCGCCGCGACGCACACGCGCCGGTTGGCGCTGGCGTACGGCACGCCCATCAACGACCCGGCGGGAGCCTTGACCCATGTCTTCCCGTCCGTCACGCAACTGGCCGAGATCGATCCGAGCCACCTGGCTTTCCCTGAGTCTCGCCGACGCACGGTCGTCGCACTGATCGACGCCCTCGCCGCCGGCACCCTCGAGCTCGACGCCGGGTCGGACTGGCTGCAGGCCAGAACTCAACTGGCCGAACTGCCTGGCATCGGGCCATGGACCGCCGAGGTGATCGCGATGCGCGGCCTCGGCGACCCCGATGCCTTTCCCGCCAGCGACCTCGGCGTCCGGGCGGCCGCCAAACAAGCTGGGCTGCCAGCCAATTCACGGCAATTGATCGAGCACAGTGCACACTGGCGCCCATGGCGTGCCTACGCCACCCAACACCTGTGGACCTCTCTGGATCATGCGGTCAACCAGTGGCCGCCCCTGACCATCAACCCATCGCAATCACCACAACAGGAGCAGGCATGA
- a CDS encoding methylated-DNA--[protein]-cysteine S-methyltransferase, whose protein sequence is MTATLQTRTMHSPVGTITIAGRDGRIRHLRMDDQTYEPSHDGWEPDETAFPEAVDQLTAYFAGDLQEFDLELDLIGTEFQRRVWGALLTIPYGETRSYGEIALQVGSPGASRAVGLANGHNPVGIIVPCHRVIGANGSLTGYGGGLDRKKLLLDLEKSRSGTEEPTLFD, encoded by the coding sequence ATGACCGCCACGTTGCAGACCCGGACCATGCACAGTCCGGTCGGAACCATCACGATCGCCGGTCGCGACGGGCGTATCCGACATCTGCGGATGGACGATCAGACATATGAGCCAAGCCATGACGGTTGGGAGCCCGACGAGACGGCATTTCCGGAGGCCGTCGACCAACTCACCGCCTACTTCGCCGGCGACCTCCAGGAGTTCGATCTGGAACTCGACCTCATCGGCACCGAATTCCAGCGCCGCGTCTGGGGTGCGTTGCTGACCATTCCGTACGGCGAAACACGTTCGTACGGCGAGATCGCGTTGCAGGTCGGATCACCGGGCGCGTCCCGTGCTGTCGGACTGGCCAACGGCCACAATCCCGTCGGGATCATCGTGCCCTGCCATCGAGTCATCGGGGCCAACGGCAGCCTGACCGGATATGGCGGTGGATTGGACCGCAAGAAGCTCCTGCTTGACCTGGAGAAAAGCCGGTCAGGAACCGAAGAGCCGACGCTATTCGATTGA
- the murA gene encoding UDP-N-acetylglucosamine 1-carboxyvinyltransferase yields MSERFVVTGGSRLSGEVAVGGAKNSVLKLMAAALLAEGTTTITNCPDILDVPLMAEVLRGLGATVELEGDVARITSPDEPKYDADFAAVRQFRASVCVLGPLVGRCKKAKVALPGGDAIGSRPLDMHQSGLRQLGARCNIEHGCVVAEADHLRGAEIQLEFPSVGATENILMAAVLAEGVTVIHNAAREPDIVDICDMLNQMGAKVSGGGTSTLTITGVDKLHPTEHRVIGDRIVAATWGIAAAMTRGDVAVTGVDPQHLQLVLHKLHDAGATVTQHDNGFRVVQYERPKAVNVATLPYPGFPTDLQPMAIGLACIAEGTSMITENVFEARFRFVEEMIRLGADARTDGHHAVVRGIPQLSSAPVWASDIRAGAGLVLAGLVADGDTEVHDVFHIDRGYPLFVENLVSLGAEVERVS; encoded by the coding sequence GTGAGCGAGCGTTTCGTGGTGACCGGGGGTAGCCGGTTGTCCGGCGAAGTTGCCGTGGGGGGCGCGAAGAACAGCGTGCTCAAGCTGATGGCCGCGGCGTTGTTGGCCGAGGGCACGACCACGATCACCAACTGCCCGGACATCCTGGATGTGCCATTGATGGCGGAGGTGCTCCGCGGTCTCGGGGCGACCGTCGAGCTCGAAGGCGATGTTGCCCGCATCACATCACCTGACGAGCCCAAGTACGACGCGGACTTCGCCGCGGTCCGGCAGTTCCGCGCTTCGGTGTGTGTGCTCGGTCCGCTGGTGGGCCGCTGCAAGAAGGCGAAAGTCGCATTACCTGGTGGCGACGCGATCGGTTCGCGGCCGCTGGACATGCACCAATCGGGTCTGCGCCAGCTCGGAGCGCGATGCAACATCGAGCACGGTTGCGTGGTCGCTGAGGCGGATCACCTACGCGGTGCGGAGATCCAGCTCGAATTCCCGTCGGTGGGTGCGACCGAGAACATCCTGATGGCGGCGGTGCTCGCCGAGGGTGTGACGGTCATCCACAACGCGGCGCGCGAACCCGACATCGTCGATATCTGCGACATGTTGAACCAGATGGGTGCCAAGGTCAGTGGGGGAGGAACCTCGACGCTGACCATCACCGGAGTGGACAAGCTGCATCCGACCGAGCACCGGGTGATCGGTGACCGGATTGTGGCCGCGACCTGGGGGATTGCCGCGGCGATGACGCGCGGTGATGTCGCCGTGACGGGGGTGGACCCGCAACACCTGCAGCTGGTGCTGCACAAACTCCACGATGCCGGCGCGACCGTGACCCAGCACGACAACGGTTTCCGCGTCGTGCAGTACGAACGGCCGAAGGCCGTCAACGTCGCGACGCTGCCGTACCCGGGATTCCCGACCGACCTGCAACCGATGGCCATCGGTCTGGCGTGTATCGCCGAGGGCACCTCGATGATCACCGAGAACGTGTTCGAAGCCAGGTTCCGGTTCGTCGAGGAGATGATTCGCCTGGGCGCCGATGCCCGGACCGACGGACACCACGCGGTGGTACGCGGAATTCCGCAGTTGTCGAGTGCGCCGGTATGGGCGTCGGATATTCGCGCCGGCGCCGGCCTGGTGTTGGCGGGATTGGTCGCCGATGGCGACACCGAGGTTCACGACGTTTTCCACATCGATCGCGGGTACCCGTTGTTCGTGGAGAACCTCGTGAGTCTGGGCGCGGAGGTCGAACGGGTCAGTTGA
- a CDS encoding cob(I)yrinic acid a,c-diamide adenosyltransferase — protein sequence MAVHLTRIYTRTGDDGSTGLSDFSRVSKNDTRLAAYADCDEANAAIGVAIAAGAPDERIRLVLLQIQNDLFDAGADLSTPVVENPEYPPLRITQPYIDRLETWCDEFNEPLSKLTSFILPGGTPLSAYLHVARTVVRRAERAAWQAIDEHGDSVSVLPAKYLNRLSDLLFILSRVANPDGDVLWQPGGGLQ from the coding sequence ATGGCTGTGCACCTGACCCGCATCTATACCCGGACCGGCGACGATGGGTCGACGGGCCTCAGTGATTTCAGCCGGGTGTCGAAGAACGACACGCGCCTGGCGGCATACGCGGACTGTGACGAAGCCAACGCCGCGATCGGCGTCGCGATTGCCGCGGGTGCACCGGACGAGCGAATCCGCTTGGTACTCCTGCAAATTCAGAACGATCTCTTCGACGCCGGCGCCGACCTGTCGACACCGGTGGTCGAGAATCCGGAATACCCTCCGCTGCGGATCACCCAGCCGTACATCGACCGGCTGGAAACCTGGTGCGACGAATTCAACGAGCCACTGTCGAAGCTCACGTCGTTCATCCTCCCCGGCGGCACTCCCCTGTCGGCCTACCTGCACGTTGCACGCACCGTGGTCCGGCGTGCCGAGCGGGCGGCCTGGCAGGCGATCGATGAACACGGCGATTCGGTCAGCGTGCTACCGGCCAAATATCTGAATCGGCTGTCGGATCTGCTGTTCATCCTGTCGCGGGTCGCGAACCCGGATGGTGATGTGCTGTGGCAACCCGGCGGCGGGCTGCAGTAA
- a CDS encoding DUF2550 domain-containing protein: MSASMLMMVALVGVLVLAVAALSYRLWKLRQVGGTAAILRDYPAAGGHGWRHGVMRYRGGEAGFYRLSSLRWWPDRTLSRRGLEVVGRRAPRGDEFDIMTIETVILELRDNSPERRSGYEIALDRGALTAFTSWLEARPSPRSRRRAV; this comes from the coding sequence ATGAGCGCGTCCATGTTGATGATGGTCGCGCTCGTCGGCGTGTTGGTGCTGGCTGTAGCCGCACTGAGTTATCGCTTGTGGAAGTTGCGTCAGGTTGGCGGCACCGCCGCCATCCTGCGCGACTACCCGGCAGCCGGCGGCCACGGGTGGCGGCATGGAGTCATGCGCTACCGCGGTGGTGAGGCCGGCTTTTATCGTTTGTCGAGCCTGCGCTGGTGGCCGGACCGGACCCTGTCCCGTCGCGGCCTGGAAGTGGTCGGGCGTCGGGCCCCACGGGGCGACGAATTCGACATCATGACCATCGAAACGGTCATTCTCGAGCTGCGCGACAACAGTCCCGAACGGCGCAGCGGCTACGAAATCGCTTTGGACCGTGGAGCTTTGACGGCTTTCACGTCCTGGCTGGAGGCCCGGCCGTCGCCGCGGTCCCGCCGTCGCGCGGTCTGA
- a CDS encoding F0F1 ATP synthase subunit epsilon: MAEMDVEIVAVERALWTGKATFVFTRTTAGEIGILPRHIPLVGQLVDDAMVRVEREGEDDLRIAVSGGFLSVTEETVRILVEDAALESEIDAHAAKADAASDDEATAAWGRARLRAVGQLD; the protein is encoded by the coding sequence ATGGCCGAAATGGACGTCGAGATCGTCGCCGTCGAGCGCGCGCTGTGGACAGGTAAGGCCACGTTCGTCTTCACTCGCACCACCGCCGGCGAGATCGGCATCCTGCCCCGGCACATCCCGTTGGTCGGCCAGCTGGTCGACGACGCGATGGTCCGGGTCGAGCGCGAGGGCGAGGATGATCTGCGGATCGCCGTGTCCGGTGGGTTCCTCTCGGTAACCGAGGAGACCGTGCGGATTCTGGTTGAAGATGCGGCGCTGGAGTCGGAGATCGATGCGCATGCGGCCAAGGCCGATGCCGCGTCCGACGACGAAGCGACCGCTGCGTGGGGCCGGGCGCGTCTGCGCGCCGTAGGCCAGCTCGACTGA
- the atpD gene encoding F0F1 ATP synthase subunit beta, with amino-acid sequence MTSAVETKTTGRVVRITGPVVDIEFPRGSVPELFNALHADITFGALAKTLTLEVAQHLGDNLVRCISMQPTDGLVRGTDVRDTGASISVPVGDGVKGHVFNALGDCLDEPGYGKEFEHWSIHRKPPAFADLEPRTEMLETGLKVVDLLTPYVRGGKIALFGGAGVGKTVLIQEMINRIARNFGGTSVFAGVGERTREGNDLWVELADANVLKDTALVFGQMDEPPGTRMRVALSALTMAEYFRDEQNQDVLLFIDNIFRFTQAGSEVSTLLGRMPSAVGYQPTLADEMGELQERITSTRGRSITSMQAVYVPADDYTDPAPATTFAHLDATTELSRAVFSKGIFPAVDPLASSSTILHPSIVGDEHYRVAQEVIRILQRYKDLQDIIAILGIDELSEEDKVLVYRARKIERFLSQNMMAAEQFTGQPGSTVPLKETIEAFDRLAKGDFDHLPEQAFFLIGGLDDLAKKAESLGAKL; translated from the coding sequence ATGACTTCTGCCGTAGAGACCAAGACCACTGGTCGCGTGGTTCGCATCACCGGCCCGGTGGTGGACATCGAATTCCCGCGTGGCTCTGTGCCCGAGCTGTTCAACGCTCTGCACGCCGACATCACCTTCGGTGCGCTGGCCAAGACCCTGACGCTCGAGGTTGCCCAGCACCTCGGTGACAACCTGGTGCGCTGCATCTCGATGCAGCCGACCGACGGCCTGGTGCGTGGCACCGACGTTCGCGACACCGGCGCCTCCATCTCGGTGCCCGTCGGCGACGGCGTCAAGGGCCACGTGTTCAACGCCCTGGGTGACTGCCTCGACGAGCCGGGTTACGGCAAGGAGTTCGAGCACTGGTCCATCCACCGCAAGCCGCCGGCCTTCGCCGACCTGGAACCCCGCACCGAGATGCTGGAGACCGGTCTGAAGGTCGTCGACCTGCTGACCCCGTACGTGCGCGGTGGCAAGATCGCCCTGTTCGGTGGTGCCGGTGTCGGTAAGACGGTTCTGATCCAGGAGATGATCAACCGTATTGCCCGCAACTTCGGTGGTACCTCGGTGTTCGCCGGCGTCGGTGAGCGCACCCGTGAGGGCAACGACCTGTGGGTCGAGCTCGCGGACGCCAACGTGCTCAAGGACACCGCGCTTGTGTTCGGCCAGATGGACGAGCCGCCAGGCACCCGTATGCGCGTCGCCCTGTCGGCCCTGACCATGGCCGAGTACTTCCGCGACGAGCAGAACCAGGACGTGCTGCTCTTCATCGACAACATCTTCCGGTTCACCCAGGCCGGTTCCGAGGTCTCGACCCTGCTGGGTCGTATGCCTTCGGCCGTGGGTTACCAGCCGACGCTGGCCGACGAGATGGGTGAGCTCCAGGAGCGCATCACCTCGACCCGTGGTCGTTCGATCACCTCGATGCAGGCCGTGTACGTGCCCGCCGACGACTACACCGACCCGGCCCCGGCCACCACGTTCGCCCACCTGGACGCCACCACCGAGCTCTCTCGTGCGGTGTTCTCCAAGGGCATCTTCCCGGCCGTGGACCCGCTGGCGTCGTCCTCGACGATCCTGCACCCCAGCATCGTCGGCGACGAGCACTACCGGGTTGCTCAGGAAGTCATCCGAATCCTGCAGCGCTACAAGGACCTTCAGGACATCATCGCCATCCTCGGTATCGACGAACTGTCGGAAGAGGACAAGGTGCTGGTGTACCGCGCCCGTAAGATCGAGCGCTTCCTGAGCCAGAACATGATGGCCGCCGAGCAGTTCACCGGCCAGCCGGGTTCGACGGTGCCGCTGAAGGAGACCATCGAGGCGTTCGACCGTCTCGCCAAGGGCGACTTCGACCACCTGCCGGAGCAGGCGTTCTTCCTCATCGGTGGTCTCGACGACCTGGCGAAGAAGGCCGAAAGCCTCGGCGCCAAGCTGTGA